A segment of the Macrobrachium nipponense isolate FS-2020 chromosome 1, ASM1510439v2, whole genome shotgun sequence genome:
TACTTGATTAAACACACTACAAGTGTCATATAAGAAATGTTTTTAGATTTAGTAATGAAAATACGTAAATTTCAAaacatatatatccaatgtaaacAAATAGGGAGCGTTCTTTTGGATGCTACAACATACATTTCAACAAAACGTAAACACCAAATCAAGAGCATTCTCTTGGacaacaaacatacatttaacatGCACTGTTGTCATCTTCTTTGCCAGAGACACGGGTCgggaatggtactgtgtcatagttgacacagtgggtatgaagactgacgtttacgctgcctgggaattagggtagacctatcctacctgctattacatggcgggcgacgcctggtcagcgagacaacagaggcacctggcagccatcgctgAGTTCAGCTGCACCATCCATTACGTCcccggcgagaagaaccccgtggctgacgccctctcgaggatagagatcaACGCAGTGCACCTTGGGATCgattacgaagacctcgcccagGAACGGGCCaccgacccggagactgccgtATATCACACAGCCATCACAGCCCTCAAGTGGGAGGACATGcccttcggacccgcaggcacgacactcctctgcgacatcagcaggGGTCGCCTGCGCCCGCTGATTCCAGCCTCCCGCAGAAGAGCCGTATTCAATGTCATAcatggactctcgcacccctcgggccggacgacgatgCACCTCCCGACGGAGAAGTTcttctggcatggaattcggaaggactccctcgagtgggccaggacttGCGTTCCGTGCCAATCAAGTAAAGTAAGTCGGCACACAGAATCGGGCGTGGGGGAGTTCCCACAGCCGAAatgaagattcggccacattcaCGTAGACGTCGTGGGTCCCCTGCCCCAGTCggaaggcgccagatacctcctgacgataatcaaccgctccaccagatggcctgagGCGACGCTGATGTCGGGGGCAACCACCAAAGCGTGCGCCGAGGCCCTTCttgccagctggatcagtcgattcggagtgccggATGATATCATGACGGACCACGGAcctgttttcctgtcggagttgtggaccgcCCTGGCCCGCCTGATGGGGACATCGCTACACGCCACCACTGCCTACGACCTGgcggctaacggcatggtggaaagggtcCACCGATCTCTCAAGGCTTCCCTAATGGCACGCTGCACCGGCGAGGactggaagagccaactaccgtgggtcctcctcggcctccgGACCGCCCCTCAGGCGAACGGTGAAGCATCACCTGCGGAGAAGTTATACAGggaaccattggcagtcccaggcGAGTTCTTCCCAACCAACGCTGATGAAACAAACCTCTCCATCACCAGACTTCGGGAATCCACCGAAAAATTCATGCCCTGCATCAAGACCTTctccgaaggccctatcatcctGCAAACACATCTTCATCAGTGACGACGCCCGCCACCCGCCACTAACAAGACCCTACCGAGGCCTCTTCCACTCCTCCGACGCACCGACAAGGCGTACTTCATATCCATAAATGGTCACGAGGACTGGGTCACGATCGACCGACTAAAACCAGCTTTCCTGATGGACGAAGAGTACGCCGACGTGGATCCCATATGGCGTCTACTCATCCTCCTCGGCAAGAAGCGACTCCACTGATTGCCAAACCACCCAGTTGTAGCCGCAGCAGCCCCTtggaagacggtcgaaccccccaaGGATCACCTCAAGGGAGGCATCCCGTCCGCAAAAATCCCTGAGGATTCTGaggccgaggatctaccacagtaGCTGGTCTCACGCACCCAAGGACGCCTCCACCGGCCCGTTCGCTTCCGCGAGTAGCGATCAGAAGCACTAAATCATCCAACAATTAtgccctaattattgtcttagggggggagtatttgtaaggacaacaccttattgcaaattcctctgtatataattctacaatcgcattgttcttacttccctcctcgagagcgttcagcggctttccaccaatgtatatatcttatatgataatgttttgtgtacttttatattctaagttatatgtctcgcaagaaacacaaatcggctctcgccgacccacttttactctctcgcgggtcggataccacatttccgcccgcatgctgtatatttgaatttctttataaaaatagCAATAAGCTCTGAAAAAGGAAGGGCATAAATATGACACAGCACAGGGTGTGGGTGAAAAGGAACAGGGAATGGGCAATTTTCAAAGGCGTCATCTCAACAAAGGGGAAACCAACATTTGTTTTACAACAAAACCACAATTTACTTGATTAAACTCACactacaggcggcccgcggttaacggcacaatcactcaacggcgaatcggttttacggcggtcgtcaaaaatattcattaaaaaaataaggcattttaaaggtatctcaGGTTAGGTTGTTTCTTTTGGTTAGGTCATAACCTTTGTTGCCATCTTGGGGGTCGGTTGGTccgtttggttaggtcacaatcTTTGTTACTATACTGGGGGGGTCCAGGTTAGGGCACGTGCCCAAGTCGGGTTTGGTGGGTTCGTTTGTAGAGTAGGGGGTCAATATGTTAAATGTAAGTAAGCAGTACCAAATGTAGGTAAGCAGTAGGCTAGCTAAGTCCGCTTCCCGTTTGCAGAGTAGAGGGTCAACCTGTTGAATGCTCCCGCACTCAACCGTATccattccccccacccaaaaaccccagtATCCCAAGAGGGTTCCCCTTTTCCGTTTCTATTAAGCTTTCGACTATACAcggtttgttattgtttttgtttcgcCGCAATTTTGGTCGTGTTCTTCTGCCGATTTTATTGTCTGGACCAACTGCCATCTACTGGTAGCTTTGGGCATGAAAATTGGTCGGCGGTAAGGTTGGCCCACGAAACTGTAGGTGCTCCCTTGAAATATGCTTTCAGACTCAGATATAGATTATTTGCTAGGTTTACTAAAAAGACATTTGTTAGAATTAAGCAAAATATTGAGGTCTGATGCCtgtaatgaacaccttaataatctttggaagcttgaatttcaagtcactgacaTTTTTATGGgctttcttctgaataataataattataatacaatataatatgcaataataaTGGTTCTACTtcattaaaaactgataaaagccttCTCTTACAGCAAATTGCTACGTTTGTGTTACTTAATTTGTTACCTGCTGACAACTTATCGACGTCCGGCACCACTTTCAGTTTATTCATCAGATGCATTTGATGTCACACTTCAAACTCCACGTTATAACGAAGTAAGTAACTGTTGTTGATCATCTCAGGATTAAAGAAAGAGGAACAGAAGATGGAGTGAATGAAATAATGATCCTGAGGAGGTGTATTTTATAAGGATCTTTTACCGAGAGAAAGGTGGTGTgaggtgtgaacaaagaggcaggtagaagtgtactgatctttattacaggtaaagaaattcaaatatacagcatgcgggcggaaatgtggtatccgacccgcgaagagagtaaaagtgggtcggcgagagccgatttgtgtttcttgcgagccataaaacttagaatataaaagtacacaaaacattatcttataagatatatacattggtggaaagccgctgaacgctctcgaggagggaagtaagaacaatgcgattgtagaattatatacagaggaatttgcgataaggcgttgtccttacaaatactccccccctaagacaataattagggcaTAATTGTTGGATGATTTAGTGCTTCTGATCGCTACTCGCGGAAGCGAACGGGCCGGTGGAGGCGTCCTTGGGTGCGTGAGACCAgctgctgtggtagatcctcggcctCAGAATCCTCGGGGATTtttggggacgggatgcctcccttGAGGTGATCCTTGGGGGGTTCAACCGTCTTCCAAGGGGCTGCTGCGGCTACGACTGGGTGGTTTGGCGATCAGTGGAGTCGCTTCTTgccgaggaggaggagtgagacgCCATATGGGATCTGCGTCGGCGTACTCTTCGTTCATCAGGAAAGCTGGTTTCAGTCGGTCGATCGTGACCCAGTCCTCGTGACCATTTATGGATATGAAGTACGCCTTGTCGGTGCGTCGGAGGATGTGGAAGAGGCCTCGGTAGGGTCTTGTTAGTGGCGAGTGGCAGgtggcgggcgtcgtccctgatgaAGATGTGTTTGCAGGACGATAGGGCCTTCGGAGAAGGTCTTGATGCAGGGCATGAATTTTTCGGCGGATTCCTGAAGTCTGGTGATGGAGAGGTTTGTTTCATCGGCGTTGGTTGGAAAGAACTCgcctgggactgccaatggttccCTGTATAACTTCTCCGCAGGTGATGCTTCGCCGTTCGCCCGAGGGGCGGTCCGGAGGCCGAGGAGGAAaaacggtagttggctcttccagaCCTCGCCGGTGCAGCGTGCCATTAGGGAAGCCTTGAGAGATCGGTGgaccctttccaccatgccgttagccgcCAGGTCGTAGGCAGTGGTGGCATGTAGCGATGTCCCCATCAGGCGGGCCAGGgcggtccacaactccgacaggaaaacaggTCCGCTGTCCGTCATGATATCATccggcactccgaatcgactgatccagctggcgagaagGGCTTCGGCTCATGCTTTGGTGGTTGCCTCCGACATCAGCGTCGCCTCAGGCCATCAGGTGGAGCAGGCGATTattgtcaggaggtatctggcgccttccGACTGGGGCAGGGGACCCACGATGTCTACGtgaatgtggccgaatcttcgtttcggctgtgGGAACTCCCCCACGCCTGATTCTATGTGCTGACTTACTTTACTTGATTGGCACGgaacgcaggtcctggcccactcgagggagtccttctgAATTCCGTACCAGAAGAACTtttccgtcaggaggcgcatcgtcgtccggcCCAAGTGGTGTGAGAGTCCATGTATGACGTTGAATACGGCTCTTCTGCGGGAGGCTGGAATCAGCGGGCGCAGGCGACccatgctgatgtcgcagaggagtgTTGTGCCTGCGGGTCCAAAGGGCATGTCCTCCCACTTGAGGGCGATGATGGCTGTGTgatatgcggcagtctccgggtcggtGGCCTGTTCCCGGGTGAGGTCTTCGTAATTGATCCCAAGGTGCACTGCATTAATCTCTATCCTAGAGAGGGCGTcagccacggggttcttctcgccgggGACGTAATGGATGGTGCAGCCGAACTCAGCGATGGCTGCCAAGTGCCTCTGTTGTCTCACTGACCAGgtgtcgcccgccttggtgaaggcatgCACCAAGGGGCGGTGGTCTGTCTTGATAGTGAAGGGggcgccctcgaggaggtagcggaagtggcgcactgcttggtacaccgccAGGAGCTCGAGGTCGAATGTGCTGTATCTCGTCTTGGCAGGCAAcagtttttttactgtagaaggcgaGCTGCTGGGGCCAGCactggaccatctgctcgaggacggccctgcaggcgacgttgctggagtcagtggtgaggcgtaaaggcgCAGTGGGGTCCTGTGGGACAAGGTTGCAGCTCTGGCGAGGGCCATCTTTGTGTCGTGGAAGGCCTGCGCTTGTTCAGCTTCCCACATCAGGTTCTTTGGTTTGcacttcaggacctgtgttagaggggacATGGTGCGGGCGACGCCGGGGATGAACCGGCGGTAGTAATTCACCATCCTGATTAATTCTTGCAGGGCCTTGACCGTAGTTAGGGTCAGAAACTTCTGCACCGCGTCCACCTTCAAGGCCATAGGGCACACGCCTGCTGCAGAGATCTCGTGTCCAAAGAAGTCCACCCTCTGGTCGCTGAAGGTGCACATGTCGAATCGGACGACCAGCCTGTTTTCTTGCAGGCGTTTCAGAACCGCTCGTACTTGGGGTAGGTGCTCCTCAGGGGATCTGGAAAAGATCAAAATATCGTCGacatagcagacgcagaagggcagtccccaaggatgctgtccatcaggcgctggaaggtggcccctgtgTTTgtcaggccgaaggtggagtaatggaagacgtaGGAGCCGAAGGGCGTGATGATGGCGGTCTTGGGAATGTCCTCGGGATGCACCGGaacctgaaaataaaatgttaaaaggtccatttttgtgaagatttttgtTCCATGGAAGGCCCCAGTcaagtcctgcatgtttggcaaggggtagtgATCTGGGATCGTAGCTaggttgagtctcctgtagtctccgcagggcctccaggtgccgtcaggtttccgtACCATGTGGAGGGGCGAAGCCCAAGGGCTTGATGCTTTCCGGCAAATACCCATTCATTCCATTTCCGAGATCGCTCTTTTTGCATCCTGAAGGCGGCCAGAGGGAGTCTTTGGAACTTTGCGTGCGTCGGGGCCCtatggtggtgatgtggtggaatattccgtgcttgggcggcgtccccgccacctgacgaagttccggtttGAAAACTTCGGGGAATTCCTGctggatctagtccaggagttctgaagactaggtaaattaaccaagtcaaggagaaatttggcatgatgtaaggAGCAAcaaagaaacaagctgagtaccaggaattttcttcaatacccctaaaatggaaatcagcacttcaatttcCTCCccgtgggaagacatcacctggcctcatcagtaataagacccatacacacaaggaatatcatgtaatagcaggtaggataggtctaccctaattcccaggcagcgtaaacgtcagtcttcatacccactgtgtcaactatgacacagtaccattctccgacccgtgtctccaggcaagaagactgacaacagtgcatatgtatactaatagtattattattcacgTATCAATGTCTTGGGGAAAATTCTCACGCgacaactaattattattattctagagaTAAGCCCTATTAATGTTGACCAAAACCTACAAAagaagccactgacttgaaatgcaatTTCCAAAGAATAGTACAGTATTCATTAGGCATACAGACCACAATATTTCCTTTAATTCTAGCAAGTGTCTTATTACTAAACCTGACACAGCTATACATCATATTTCGCTTCTGAAAGTGTATGTACAAAATACCATTCACGATCAAGAATGTGAATTGTGAAAGAATATTATAGAGAAGAATAAGGGTTCGGGATAATTTTTCTTGATAGTTACCCCTAAGTTGTTTCTATTTAGAAACGTCCGTTTTCTTAACAACAGCTCTACCAAAgactgtatttttatgtttattttgcatAATCAGTCATAATAAAGTATATACCTATAATTTGTTACGCAATTATAATTTTGCACTGAAGACTTCTCATTCGTCAAaactttttattgaatatatcaACTTGGAAATATTACATTCCTTTGCATGGAAAGACAATCTATTTATAAAATCGACTATTTggcaaaaattacatatataaacatattttttgaataaatcatgcagtattgtttttattaatataaacaaTTCTTGTATCAAATGTCAAAACTTTTTACTGAAGTTCGGTAATATTGCATACTTGTCCACAGACTTAgtgtataaacatttatattgacgttgtcttttatttttcatgttaaaatgttgaaatttgaatttcgtcTGCAATTTTGAAGACTAAAGAGTGCAATAGAATGCTACTCTTGTAGTCAAAATCTAAGGTGAACATAATTCACAAGCCACGTTGTCCAAGAAATCAAATGAAATTTCCTGTATAAATTTATATCGTTTGAAGACCCAATatcagtattttctttattgtatgAGTTATTATCACCAGTGGAAATGGATCTGCGCAAGATATTGGGCATTTAGATAAGTCATTAAGATTATCATATACTGAATAAACCATGACTTACTATAAATCATTCTTTACTCTTTAAATCTCTGTTCTTACTCTCATTTCATGTCTTCAGTTAGAAACGCCGAACGATAGTGGCAAggtgtttactttttcttttcttttttttaacctggCATAAGGAAGACGTGGCAAAGATCCTGCACATCTGTACAGCACCCAGGAGAAGTGGCAACATCGAAAACGTATACTCCATATTCGTGATCATTTTGGTTTGACCATAAATAACTGTTAGTTGTGATGcccaagaaaaacaaaacactaaCTA
Coding sequences within it:
- the LOC135219046 gene encoding uncharacterized protein LOC135219046 translates to MSGATTKACAEALLASWISRFGVPDDIMTDHGPVFLSELWTALARLMGTSLHATTAYDLAANGMVERVHRSLKASLMARCTGEDWKSQLPWVLLGLRTAPQANGEASPAEKLYREPLAVPGEFFPTNADETNLSITRLRESTEKFMPCIKTFSEGPIILQTHLHQ